In one Streptomyces sp. NBC_01241 genomic region, the following are encoded:
- a CDS encoding cytochrome P450 has product MTQPPAPPAGCPVSQGRAPLSGPRFQTEPTRLYREMRRDHGAVAPVVLDGDVPAWLVLGYRELHQVTGDPVLFSRDSDLWNQWDRIPDDWPLLPMIGRKQPSILYTVGPRHTERAAMISNALESVDPFALKRYAEEFADALVDRFCSTDGTEIIAEYAMLLPALVLAKIYGFSNTVGAELVGSINDMIDGRERALAGQQHLASSMVQLLVDKHATPGDDVATRMLADTGGFTDEEVAQDLMVMMAAGHQPTADWIGNSLRLMLTDDRFAASLSGGRHSVAEAMNEVLWEDTPTQNVAGRWASRDTRLGGRHIEAGDLLLLGIAAANADPQVRTDGSALTGGNNAFLSFGHGEHRCPFPAQETAEVIARTGIEVLLDRLPDIDLAVPAEQLTRRPSPWLRGLTELPVVFTPTPALKTTNGSTLKTALGDQR; this is encoded by the coding sequence GTGACCCAGCCCCCGGCGCCACCCGCCGGCTGCCCCGTGTCCCAGGGCCGCGCGCCGCTCTCCGGCCCCCGGTTCCAGACCGAACCGACCCGGCTGTACCGGGAGATGCGCCGCGATCACGGGGCCGTGGCACCCGTCGTCCTCGACGGCGACGTGCCCGCCTGGCTCGTGCTCGGCTACCGCGAACTGCACCAGGTCACCGGTGACCCGGTGCTGTTCAGCCGCGACTCCGACCTGTGGAACCAGTGGGACCGCATCCCGGACGACTGGCCGCTGCTGCCGATGATCGGCCGCAAGCAGCCGTCGATCCTCTACACGGTCGGCCCCCGGCACACCGAACGCGCCGCAATGATCAGCAACGCGCTGGAGTCCGTGGACCCGTTCGCCCTGAAGCGGTACGCGGAGGAGTTCGCCGACGCGCTCGTCGACCGGTTCTGCTCCACGGACGGGACGGAGATCATCGCCGAGTACGCGATGCTGCTCCCCGCCCTCGTCCTGGCCAAGATCTACGGCTTCAGCAACACCGTCGGCGCGGAGCTCGTCGGCTCGATCAACGACATGATCGACGGCCGGGAGCGGGCGCTGGCCGGGCAGCAGCACCTCGCCTCGTCCATGGTCCAGTTGCTGGTCGACAAGCACGCCACGCCCGGCGACGACGTCGCGACGCGGATGCTCGCCGACACCGGCGGCTTCACCGACGAGGAGGTCGCCCAGGACCTGATGGTCATGATGGCCGCGGGCCACCAGCCGACCGCCGACTGGATCGGCAACTCGCTGCGGCTGATGCTCACCGACGACCGGTTCGCCGCCTCCCTCTCGGGCGGCCGGCACAGCGTCGCCGAGGCCATGAACGAGGTGCTCTGGGAGGACACCCCGACGCAGAACGTGGCGGGCCGCTGGGCGTCGCGCGACACCCGTCTCGGCGGGCGCCACATCGAGGCGGGCGACCTGCTGCTGCTGGGCATCGCCGCCGCCAACGCGGACCCGCAGGTCCGTACCGACGGTTCCGCGCTGACCGGCGGCAACAACGCGTTCCTCTCCTTCGGCCACGGCGAGCACCGCTGCCCGTTCCCGGCCCAGGAGACCGCCGAGGTCATCGCCCGTACCGGCATCGAAGTGCTGCTGGACCGGCTCCCGGACATCGACCTCGCCGTCCCCGCCGAGCAGCTCACCCGGCGCCCGTCCCCGTGGCTGCGCGGCCTGACGGAGCTGCCGGTGGTCTTCACGCCCACACCCGCACTCAAAACCACCAACGGAAGCACCCTCAAGACCGCCCTCGGAGACCAGAGATGA
- a CDS encoding GTP-binding protein, with protein sequence MDSATSDRAALRPTADNGLKIVVVGGFGVGKTTMVRSVSEIRPLNTEETMTRAGEAVDHLDGVHAKTSTTVAFDFGRISLDERSVLYLFGAPGQERFWFLWDRLFSGTLGAVVLVDTRRLADSWYAIDRLEHHGTPFIVACNDFGGPLHTEQQIREALDLSDDVPLVECDARDRSSSKYVLITLVEHLHALSQRKAATPSTAGPSDSGPSTASPSAASPEITPAKTPEPTS encoded by the coding sequence TTGGACTCCGCAACCTCTGACCGTGCCGCCCTGCGGCCGACGGCCGACAACGGACTGAAGATCGTTGTCGTCGGCGGCTTCGGGGTCGGCAAGACCACCATGGTCCGGTCCGTCAGCGAGATCCGTCCGCTGAACACGGAAGAGACCATGACCCGCGCGGGCGAGGCCGTCGATCACCTCGACGGTGTGCACGCGAAGACGTCCACGACCGTCGCCTTCGACTTCGGCCGGATCTCGCTCGACGAACGCTCAGTGCTGTACCTCTTCGGCGCCCCGGGCCAGGAACGGTTCTGGTTCCTGTGGGACCGGCTGTTCTCGGGCACGCTCGGCGCCGTCGTCCTCGTCGACACCCGCCGGCTCGCCGACTCCTGGTACGCGATCGACCGCCTGGAGCACCACGGCACGCCGTTCATCGTGGCGTGCAACGACTTCGGCGGCCCGCTCCACACCGAACAGCAGATACGCGAGGCGCTCGACCTCTCGGACGACGTGCCCCTGGTGGAGTGCGACGCCCGGGACCGTTCGTCCAGCAAGTACGTACTGATCACGCTGGTCGAGCACCTGCACGCCCTCTCGCAGCGCAAGGCCGCCACCCCGTCCACCGCCGGTCCGTCCGATTCCGGTCCGTCCACCGCCAGTCCGTCCGCCGCCAGTCCGGAGATCACACCGGCGAAGACCCCGGAGCCCACCTCGTGA
- a CDS encoding DUF742 domain-containing protein, with product MTRPRPGRDDAPDRLYTLTGGRSRSDSDAFDLVTLVVSECEPAPGMQSEHVTILRMCQLPTAVVEIAAGLGLPVSIVRIMLSDLLDTGRISARHPRTARVADRLPDPDILEQVLVGLRNL from the coding sequence ATGACTCGCCCCCGCCCCGGCCGGGACGACGCCCCGGACCGGCTGTACACCCTCACGGGCGGCCGCAGCCGGTCCGATTCGGACGCGTTCGACCTGGTGACGCTGGTGGTCTCCGAGTGCGAACCGGCCCCCGGCATGCAGTCGGAGCACGTCACCATCCTGCGGATGTGCCAACTGCCCACCGCGGTCGTGGAGATCGCGGCGGGCCTCGGCCTGCCCGTCAGCATCGTCCGGATCATGCTGTCCGATCTGCTGGACACCGGCCGGATCAGTGCCCGCCACCCCCGTACCGCCCGTGTCGCGGACCGGCTCCCCGACCCCGACATCCTGGAACAGGTGCTCGTTGGACTCCGCAACCTCTGA
- a CDS encoding roadblock/LC7 domain-containing protein, whose protein sequence is MTATTDEKLNWLLEGLLERTPGTRHALVLSRDGLKLCRTPELSVDQADQLAAISAGIQSLSHGASVEFGDGTGGVRSAMAEFYGGVLFIVEAGAGAHLAVVASDEADVGLIGHNMSELVEQLGEHLSAPPRSPSATDAAAADATASV, encoded by the coding sequence ATGACCGCGACCACCGACGAGAAGCTCAACTGGCTGCTGGAGGGGCTCCTGGAGCGCACCCCCGGCACCCGTCACGCCCTCGTCCTGTCCAGGGACGGCCTCAAGCTGTGCCGCACCCCCGAGCTCTCCGTCGATCAGGCCGATCAGCTGGCCGCGATCTCCGCCGGTATCCAGAGCCTCTCGCACGGCGCGTCCGTCGAGTTCGGTGACGGCACCGGCGGCGTACGGTCCGCGATGGCGGAGTTCTACGGCGGTGTGCTGTTCATCGTCGAGGCGGGCGCGGGCGCCCATCTCGCGGTCGTCGCGTCCGACGAGGCCGACGTCGGCCTCATCGGCCACAACATGAGCGAACTCGTCGAGCAGCTCGGCGAGCACCTCAGCGCCCCGCCGCGCTCCCCCTCGGCCACCGACGCCGCCGCAGCCGACGCGACCGCATCCGTATGA
- a CDS encoding sensor histidine kinase produces MRPSSRPTALALLISLVVTGSLCLWAVVAAPDSVRTTLAWGAGAAAVALSAAVATAVHARATANRQRARLAAETQRFTGEISRLVSASAAEGQRFTAETARIKAAAEAETARITTQAAADTERFTGEVERLTARAARSDTERSAAIASCANAAGRMQALATSMLADLREMEHRHSAEDVLGDLLHLDHRTAQAGRLADSIAVLTGARSGRRWAKPIVMESILRGAMGRISGYQRVRLHSTSDVAVAGHAAEGVMHALAELLDNAANFSPPTAEVHVYVEEVPAGIVLTVEDSGLVMSDVQLRRAERAVSATHQDLTGLSGTRLGLAVVGRLARKHGLTVSFRPSARGGTGALMMLPQELLTRAAVPVPAQVPPPAPVAGQSSGPASEPEPAHTTATTAPAADVPDSPDSPSSETTRNLPRFGESGLPKRSRGRTLAAAEARAHAHSDGAATPRPRTADPKEQAARFSSFRQAVRPNPPHPEEGNTR; encoded by the coding sequence TTGCGCCCCTCATCCCGGCCGACCGCGCTGGCCCTGCTGATCTCACTGGTCGTCACCGGTTCCCTGTGCCTGTGGGCGGTCGTCGCCGCCCCCGACTCGGTGCGGACCACGCTGGCCTGGGGTGCGGGCGCCGCCGCCGTGGCGTTGTCCGCCGCCGTGGCCACCGCCGTCCACGCCCGCGCCACCGCGAACCGCCAGCGGGCCCGTCTCGCGGCGGAGACCCAACGGTTCACCGGCGAAATCAGCCGGCTCGTGTCCGCCTCCGCGGCCGAGGGCCAGCGGTTCACCGCCGAGACCGCCCGGATCAAGGCCGCCGCCGAGGCCGAGACCGCCCGGATCACCACACAGGCCGCCGCCGACACCGAACGGTTCACCGGCGAGGTCGAGCGGCTCACCGCCCGCGCGGCCCGCAGCGACACCGAGCGGTCCGCCGCGATCGCCTCCTGCGCCAACGCCGCCGGCCGGATGCAGGCCCTGGCCACCAGCATGCTCGCCGACCTGCGCGAGATGGAGCACCGGCACTCCGCCGAGGACGTGCTCGGCGATCTGCTCCATCTCGACCACCGCACCGCCCAGGCGGGCCGGCTCGCCGACTCCATCGCCGTGCTGACCGGTGCCCGCTCCGGGCGGCGCTGGGCGAAGCCGATCGTGATGGAGTCGATCCTGCGCGGCGCGATGGGGCGGATCAGCGGCTATCAGCGGGTACGTCTCCACTCGACCAGCGACGTCGCGGTCGCCGGCCACGCCGCCGAGGGCGTCATGCACGCACTCGCCGAACTCCTCGACAACGCCGCCAACTTCTCGCCGCCGACGGCCGAGGTCCATGTGTACGTCGAGGAGGTGCCGGCCGGCATCGTCCTGACCGTCGAGGACAGCGGCCTGGTCATGAGCGATGTGCAGCTGCGCCGCGCCGAGCGTGCGGTGTCGGCCACCCACCAGGACCTGACGGGGCTCTCCGGCACCCGGCTCGGCCTCGCCGTCGTCGGCCGGCTGGCCCGCAAGCACGGTCTGACCGTGTCGTTCCGGCCGTCCGCGCGCGGCGGCACGGGCGCGCTGATGATGCTCCCGCAGGAGCTCCTCACCCGGGCCGCGGTGCCGGTACCGGCGCAGGTGCCGCCCCCGGCCCCGGTCGCCGGGCAGTCGTCCGGCCCGGCGTCCGAGCCGGAGCCCGCGCACACAACGGCCACCACGGCTCCCGCCGCCGACGTCCCGGACTCCCCGGACTCCCCCTCGTCCGAGACCACCCGCAACCTCCCCCGGTTCGGCGAGAGCGGGCTCCCCAAGCGTTCCCGCGGCCGCACCCTCGCCGCCGCCGAGGCCCGCGCCCACGCCCACTCCGACGGCGCCGCGACCCCCCGGCCCCGTACCGCCGACCCCAAGGAACAGGCAGCCCGCTTCAGCAGCTTCCGCCAGGCTGTCCGGCCCAATCCCCCGCACCCGGAAGAAGGCAACACCCGATGA
- a CDS encoding FAD-binding and (Fe-S)-binding domain-containing protein produces the protein MAAQRRPTERDALAQALRSAVRGEADFGRTARALTTMDASNYRRVPLGVVTPRDADDVAAALAVCRAHAVPVVPRGGGTSIAGQATGTGIVLDLTRHMRGIVELDAGSRTAVVQPGVILDDLRTAAAPHGLTFGPDPATHSRCTLGGMIGNNSCGAHSVAWGTTADNVHGLAVARYGGGTLRLGRESPLPPALAGLPELVAAHLALLRTGFPELPRRISGYALDALLPERGTDLTRAFCGSEGTLGVVTEATVRLVEAPAARALAVLGYADESAAAEAAPGLLPYHPLTVEGMAADLVREPAGLPRGAAWLFVETGGATPAEARAHAERILRAADALDGVVVTDPAGQRSLWRIREDAAGTATRMPDGTEAWPGWEDCAVPPARLGPYLRDFRALLAAHGLRGTPYGHFGDGCIHVRIDFDLLNADGIARFRRFSEELADLVVAHGGSLSGEHGDGQARAELLPRMYGDELVALFSRFKDIWDPDGGMNPGILARPARLDENLRFDVLPKRPVDVTFGYPHDGADFSSAVRRCVGVAKCRTAEQAGAGVMCPSFRATGEEAHSTRGRARLLHEMLAGEVITDGWRSTEVRDALDLCLSCKGCRSDCPAGVDMATYKAEFLHHHYRGRLRPAAHYAMGRLPDRLRLAAPFAGVLNALARVRPLAALAKRLAGVAPERGIPVLARETFTRWLNRRWGKGTFIFSNDEVAMVWPDTFTDHLSPEVGRAAVRVLEAAGRHAIPAGRGLCCGLTYVSTGQLDKARKVMRRTLDRLGGTLGDPVVVLEPSCAATLRTDLPELLHDDPRAAELSASVRTFAQYLEEYAPGWQPPRLDRPVTGQTHCHQHAVLGDAADRRLRERAGLTGELSGGCCGLAGNFGFERGHWEVSAACAEETLLPAVRAAEPGTEFLADGYSCRTQLEQLGGVRARHLAEVLAEGLDAPGPPAGPADA, from the coding sequence ATGGCCGCACAGAGAAGACCGACGGAGCGCGACGCACTCGCCCAGGCCCTGCGCTCCGCGGTCCGCGGAGAGGCCGATTTCGGCCGTACCGCACGGGCGCTGACGACGATGGACGCGTCCAACTACCGCCGTGTACCGCTCGGTGTCGTCACCCCGCGCGACGCCGACGACGTGGCCGCCGCGCTCGCCGTCTGCCGCGCGCACGCGGTGCCCGTGGTCCCGCGCGGCGGCGGCACCTCCATCGCCGGGCAGGCCACAGGCACCGGCATCGTCCTCGACCTCACGCGCCATATGCGCGGGATCGTCGAGCTGGACGCCGGCTCCCGTACCGCGGTCGTCCAGCCGGGCGTGATCCTGGACGACCTGCGCACCGCCGCCGCCCCGCACGGACTCACCTTCGGCCCCGACCCCGCCACCCACAGCCGCTGCACACTGGGCGGCATGATCGGCAACAACTCCTGCGGCGCGCACTCCGTCGCGTGGGGCACCACCGCCGACAACGTGCACGGCCTGGCCGTGGCCCGCTACGGCGGCGGCACACTGCGGCTGGGCCGGGAGTCCCCCCTGCCCCCAGCGCTGGCCGGCCTCCCCGAGCTCGTCGCCGCGCACCTCGCCCTCCTGCGTACCGGATTCCCCGAACTCCCGCGCCGCATCTCCGGATATGCCCTGGACGCGCTCCTTCCCGAGCGCGGAACCGACCTCACCCGCGCCTTCTGCGGCAGCGAGGGCACGCTCGGCGTGGTGACGGAGGCGACCGTACGGCTGGTCGAGGCACCGGCGGCCCGCGCGCTCGCCGTACTCGGTTACGCGGACGAGTCCGCGGCCGCCGAAGCCGCCCCCGGCCTGCTCCCGTACCACCCGCTGACCGTGGAGGGCATGGCCGCCGACCTCGTACGGGAACCGGCCGGGCTGCCGCGCGGCGCGGCCTGGCTCTTCGTCGAGACGGGCGGCGCCACCCCGGCCGAGGCGCGGGCGCACGCCGAGCGCATCCTCCGGGCGGCCGACGCGCTCGATGGCGTGGTCGTCACCGATCCGGCCGGGCAGCGGTCCCTGTGGCGCATCCGTGAGGACGCGGCGGGCACCGCCACCCGGATGCCGGACGGCACGGAGGCCTGGCCCGGCTGGGAGGACTGCGCCGTACCGCCCGCCCGCCTCGGCCCGTACCTCCGTGACTTCCGCGCCCTGCTCGCCGCCCACGGCCTGCGCGGCACCCCGTACGGGCACTTCGGCGACGGCTGCATCCACGTACGGATCGACTTCGACCTGCTGAACGCCGACGGAATCGCCCGCTTCCGCCGCTTCTCAGAGGAACTGGCGGACCTGGTCGTCGCGCACGGCGGGTCCCTGAGCGGCGAACACGGCGACGGCCAGGCCCGCGCCGAACTGCTCCCGCGCATGTACGGGGACGAACTGGTCGCCCTCTTCTCCCGGTTCAAGGACATCTGGGACCCGGACGGCGGCATGAACCCCGGCATCCTCGCCCGCCCCGCCCGGCTCGACGAGAACCTCCGCTTCGACGTGCTGCCGAAGCGCCCGGTGGACGTCACGTTCGGCTATCCGCACGACGGCGCGGACTTCTCCTCGGCGGTACGCAGGTGCGTGGGTGTCGCCAAGTGCCGTACGGCCGAGCAGGCGGGCGCGGGCGTGATGTGCCCGTCCTTCCGCGCGACCGGCGAGGAGGCCCACTCCACCCGCGGCCGGGCCCGGCTGCTGCACGAGATGCTCGCGGGCGAGGTGATCACGGACGGCTGGCGGTCGACGGAGGTGCGCGACGCGCTCGATCTCTGCCTGTCCTGCAAGGGCTGCCGCAGCGACTGCCCGGCGGGCGTCGACATGGCCACGTACAAGGCGGAGTTCCTGCACCACCACTACCGGGGACGGCTGCGCCCGGCGGCCCACTACGCGATGGGTCGGCTGCCGGACCGGCTGCGCCTCGCCGCTCCGTTCGCGGGCGTGCTGAACGCGCTGGCCCGGGTGCGCCCGCTGGCCGCCCTCGCGAAGCGGCTGGCGGGCGTCGCACCGGAGCGCGGGATTCCGGTCCTGGCGCGGGAGACGTTCACCCGGTGGCTGAACCGGCGCTGGGGCAAGGGCACGTTCATCTTCTCGAACGACGAGGTGGCCATGGTCTGGCCCGACACCTTCACCGACCACCTCTCGCCCGAGGTGGGCCGGGCGGCGGTGCGGGTCCTGGAGGCGGCGGGCCGCCACGCGATCCCCGCCGGGCGCGGGCTGTGCTGCGGCCTGACCTACGTATCGACGGGCCAACTCGACAAGGCCCGCAAGGTCATGCGCCGCACCCTGGACCGGCTGGGCGGCACGCTCGGCGACCCCGTGGTCGTCCTCGAACCGAGCTGCGCGGCGACCCTCCGCACGGACCTGCCCGAACTCCTCCACGACGACCCGAGAGCCGCCGAACTGTCCGCTTCGGTGCGGACGTTCGCCCAGTATCTGGAGGAGTACGCCCCCGGCTGGCAGCCACCCCGCCTGGACCGCCCGGTCACCGGCCAGACCCACTGCCACCAGCACGCCGTCCTGGGCGACGCGGCGGACCGCCGCCTGCGCGAACGGGCCGGACTGACCGGTGAGCTGAGCGGCGGCTGCTGCGGACTGGCCGGAAACTTCGGCTTCGAGCGCGGCCACTGGGAGGTATCGGCGGCCTGCGCGGAGGAGACCCTGCTGCCGGCGGTGCGGGCCGCGGAACCCGGCACGGAGTTCCTGGCGGACGGCTACTCCTGCCGGACGCAGCTGGAGCAGCTGGGCGGCGTGCGGGCCCGACACCTGGCGGAGGTGCTGGCGGAGGGGCTCGACGCTCCGGGACCGCCCGCCGGACCTGCCGACGCTTGA
- a CDS encoding LysR family transcriptional regulator has translation MSLGRSGDSRTGSPSSRGIEIRHLRAFLAVADAGNVTRAAARLRLTQPAVSRTLAALEQHLGIRLVDRSTHHLVLTPEGIAFRDKAAAAVAAFDEALDAGGPHHWPLRIGHAWSAFGPYTTPLLRRWQERYPQIPLELLRIDDRTAGLTRGEVDAALLRGPVEAPGLVTEVLFDEDRVAAVAADGPLAARATLRLADLAGGTVVLNTVSGTTTMDLWPPDARPAATLTVANTDDWLTAIAAGRGVGVSAASTAGMHPHSGVAYRPLVDAPTVPVLLARRDAPGHPALPQLAALAREIVRSAAP, from the coding sequence ATGAGCCTGGGACGCAGTGGTGACAGCCGTACCGGAAGCCCGTCGAGCCGCGGCATCGAGATCCGCCATCTGCGCGCCTTCCTCGCCGTCGCCGACGCGGGCAACGTCACCCGCGCCGCCGCCCGGCTCCGCCTCACCCAGCCCGCGGTCTCCCGCACGCTCGCCGCCCTGGAGCAGCACCTCGGCATCCGGCTCGTCGACCGGTCCACCCACCATCTCGTCCTCACGCCCGAAGGCATCGCCTTCCGGGACAAGGCCGCCGCCGCGGTCGCCGCGTTCGACGAAGCGCTCGACGCGGGCGGGCCGCACCACTGGCCGCTGCGGATCGGGCACGCCTGGTCCGCGTTCGGCCCGTACACCACGCCGCTGCTCCGCCGCTGGCAGGAGCGGTATCCGCAGATCCCGCTCGAACTGCTCCGGATCGACGACCGCACCGCCGGGCTGACCCGCGGCGAGGTCGATGCCGCGCTGCTGCGGGGGCCCGTCGAGGCACCGGGGCTCGTCACCGAGGTGCTGTTCGACGAGGACCGGGTCGCGGCGGTGGCGGCGGACGGGCCGCTCGCCGCCCGCGCCACACTCCGGCTCGCCGATCTGGCGGGCGGCACCGTCGTCCTCAACACCGTCTCCGGCACCACCACCATGGACCTGTGGCCGCCGGACGCGAGGCCCGCCGCGACGCTCACCGTCGCCAACACCGACGACTGGCTGACCGCCATCGCGGCGGGGCGCGGCGTCGGAGTATCCGCCGCGTCGACCGCCGGGATGCATCCGCACTCCGGGGTCGCCTACCGCCCGCTCGTCGACGCCCCGACCGTCCCCGTCCTGCTCGCCCGGCGCGACGCCCCGGGCCATCCCGCGCTGCCGCAGCTCGCCGCGCTCGCCCGCGAGATCGTGCGTTCGGCCGCCCCGTGA
- a CDS encoding EamA family transporter → MNDQRSAAGAADAERAAAVAVPEAADALDAAAEAGRPRRRGAALAPVALVVAGGLSVQFGAAVAVLLMPRAGALGVVTLRLAVAALALMIVCRPKVRGHSRADWGTVLAFGVAMGGMNTLFYQAADRIPLGAAVTLEVLGPLALSVIASRRLINVVWAGLALGGVVLLSGGGFDRLDPVGAAYALGAGVMWAAYIVFSARTGRRFPQADGLALAMVVAALLSLPLGILESGSKLLVPSTLGLGAAVALLSSVLPYTLELMALRRLPAPTFAILMSLEPAIAATAGFLILDQALSTTDALAIALVIGASMGAVRSQVRGTATARGGKAPERA, encoded by the coding sequence GTGAACGACCAGCGCAGTGCAGCAGGGGCGGCGGACGCGGAGCGGGCCGCGGCCGTCGCCGTACCGGAGGCGGCGGACGCCCTGGACGCGGCGGCGGAAGCCGGCCGCCCCCGGCGCCGCGGGGCGGCGCTCGCCCCGGTCGCGCTGGTGGTCGCGGGCGGCCTCTCCGTCCAGTTCGGCGCGGCGGTCGCGGTCCTGCTGATGCCGCGGGCCGGGGCGCTCGGGGTGGTCACCCTGCGCCTGGCCGTCGCCGCGCTCGCCCTGATGATCGTCTGCCGCCCGAAGGTGCGCGGCCACTCGCGCGCCGACTGGGGCACGGTCCTCGCGTTCGGCGTGGCTATGGGCGGCATGAACACACTCTTCTACCAGGCCGCCGACCGCATTCCGCTGGGCGCGGCCGTCACCCTGGAGGTACTGGGCCCCCTCGCCCTCTCGGTGATCGCCTCCCGCCGCCTGATCAATGTGGTGTGGGCGGGCCTCGCGCTGGGCGGCGTCGTGCTGCTGAGCGGGGGTGGCTTCGACCGGCTCGATCCGGTCGGCGCCGCGTACGCACTGGGTGCGGGCGTCATGTGGGCGGCGTACATCGTCTTCAGTGCCCGCACCGGACGCCGCTTCCCCCAGGCGGACGGCCTGGCCCTGGCCATGGTGGTCGCCGCACTCCTGTCCCTGCCCCTCGGCATCCTGGAGTCGGGCTCGAAACTGCTGGTCCCGTCCACGCTGGGCCTGGGCGCGGCGGTGGCGCTGCTGAGCTCCGTCCTTCCGTACACCCTTGAACTCATGGCGCTGCGCCGCCTGCCCGCGCCCACCTTCGCCATCCTGATGAGCCTGGAACCGGCGATCGCGGCCACGGCCGGCTTCCTCATCCTCGACCAGGCCCTCTCCACGACGGACGCCCTGGCCATCGCCCTGGTCATCGGGGCGAGCATGGGGGCGGTACGCAGTCAGGTGCGCGGCACAGCGACAGCACGTGGCGGGAAGGCCCCTGAACGTGCCTGA
- a CDS encoding transcriptional regulator: MVHDLPALIDESVQAVHASTGEEQRLAYECLAETFRCVFTVAWKLGFLDLATIALDRLAWTAPRADEPGLAAMHAFLRAQTTMSSGRYDVGLQVIDRALRDLDGQESRRPAGIEAMRGMLHLRAATIAGRMKDQDHADARLAEARALARVTGELPDFGVTWGPVNVGVHAVAIASESNDFGRAIELAEDVRIPRGWTRSRAGHHWMDLGRAHAWAGHPQQALDCLHQARRIAPQQTRYHPTVRETVLALKRHGRTRSGSLTQYAEWVGI, from the coding sequence ATGGTGCACGACCTGCCGGCGCTGATCGACGAGTCGGTGCAGGCAGTGCACGCCAGTACCGGGGAGGAACAGCGGCTGGCCTACGAGTGCCTGGCGGAGACGTTCCGGTGCGTGTTCACCGTGGCGTGGAAGCTCGGCTTCCTCGATCTCGCGACCATCGCGCTGGATCGGCTGGCGTGGACCGCTCCGCGCGCCGACGAACCCGGGCTGGCTGCCATGCATGCCTTCCTGCGAGCGCAGACCACGATGTCGTCGGGGCGGTACGACGTGGGTCTGCAGGTGATCGACCGGGCCCTGAGGGACCTCGATGGCCAGGAGTCACGCCGCCCGGCGGGCATTGAGGCCATGCGGGGCATGCTGCACCTGCGTGCCGCGACGATCGCGGGACGGATGAAGGACCAGGACCACGCCGACGCCCGCCTGGCCGAGGCCCGTGCACTTGCCCGGGTCACGGGCGAGTTGCCCGACTTCGGCGTCACCTGGGGGCCGGTGAACGTCGGCGTGCATGCCGTGGCCATTGCCTCGGAGAGTAACGACTTCGGGCGCGCGATCGAACTCGCCGAGGATGTACGCATCCCACGAGGCTGGACCCGTTCCCGGGCCGGGCATCACTGGATGGACCTCGGCCGGGCCCACGCCTGGGCGGGCCACCCGCAGCAGGCACTCGACTGCCTGCACCAGGCCCGGCGCATCGCCCCGCAGCAGACCCGCTACCACCCGACCGTGCGGGAGACCGTGCTGGCACTGAAACGGCACGGACGGACACGGAGCGGCTCACTGACGCAGTACGCGGAGTGGGTCGGCATATAG